The Sulfolobus acidocaldarius DSM 639 genome has a window encoding:
- a CDS encoding S24/S26 family peptidase, whose amino-acid sequence MSPNIIFSFYSLKVLKIIGKVFALIVLIFSIFLTFTNLMGRPTFVAITYGYSMFPYLKPGDVAITIPEPVAGKITNGSIVVIKDPDYGVLPGYPPYIIHQVINVLPNGSFVTKGINDNFVDQIYMPPVTVSNIYAKLLVINNNPVVIPYLGEILNSARLNLIPSVGMLALLGISFAVLDRRNNKSKKRRKINNSEYVNLKIVVFFLSIFVFSVFVIMASAQTSNTTVVYLVSRTPGYLYGGTLQSSSVNLGVLLYNQTKSYVFNITNRLEIPEIVTVNLQGDGNESYNVTPSHSFILYPGQEKSINLTVKSVGNQGLHELLVEAFVIPTLFPLSLNVVSPILSLFLYSILNTFLVLIVISLLISRVRV is encoded by the coding sequence TTTATTCATTAAAAGTATTAAAGATCATAGGAAAGGTATTCGCTTTAATTGTTCTTATCTTCTCGATATTTCTCACCTTTACCAATTTAATGGGTAGACCGACTTTCGTAGCAATTACTTACGGTTACAGCATGTTTCCTTACCTAAAACCTGGAGACGTTGCCATAACAATTCCCGAACCAGTAGCAGGAAAAATAACCAATGGCTCAATAGTCGTAATAAAAGACCCAGATTACGGTGTACTACCAGGTTATCCACCGTATATAATACACCAGGTAATTAACGTATTACCAAATGGGTCCTTCGTAACTAAGGGAATTAATGATAACTTCGTGGATCAGATCTACATGCCTCCTGTAACAGTTTCCAACATATACGCCAAACTCCTAGTCATAAATAATAATCCTGTGGTAATACCATACTTAGGGGAAATACTCAACAGCGCTAGGCTCAACTTAATTCCCTCTGTAGGGATGTTGGCGTTATTGGGAATTTCCTTTGCTGTCTTAGACAGGAGGAACAATAAAAGTAAAAAGAGGAGAAAAATAAACAACAGTGAATATGTTAACCTGAAAATTGTCGTGTTTTTCTTGTCCATCTTTGTGTTTTCCGTCTTCGTGATCATGGCTAGCGCACAGACCTCTAACACTACAGTAGTTTACTTGGTGTCCAGAACGCCAGGATATTTATACGGGGGAACACTCCAGTCCTCTTCAGTAAATCTGGGTGTACTATTGTATAATCAAACGAAGTCTTATGTATTTAATATAACAAACAGACTAGAAATCCCTGAAATAGTTACAGTAAACCTGCAGGGAGATGGAAATGAAAGTTATAATGTTACTCCATCACACTCATTTATCCTATATCCAGGTCAAGAAAAGAGCATCAACTTAACCGTAAAAAGCGTGGGAAACCAGGGATTGCATGAGTTATTGGTGGAGGCATTTGTGATACCGACGTTATTTCCCTTATCGCTAAACGTGGTTAGCCCAATATTATCTCTTTTTCTATACTCAATACTTAATACCTTTCTTGTGTTAATTGTAATATCGTTGTTAATTTCTAGGGTGAGAGTGTGA
- a CDS encoding winged helix-turn-helix domain-containing protein, with product MRRKKRSSIQIVISILEGCRSGVKKTKLLYVTNLSSRPFYKYMKVLEESGLIYFEPSTREYILAPKGRNVLEKSKRYLELLEQLDKIRPDITDLIDRVKEDKRKGK from the coding sequence ATGCGGAGAAAGAAAAGGAGTTCAATACAAATAGTTATCAGCATATTAGAAGGGTGTAGATCTGGTGTCAAAAAGACAAAGTTGTTATATGTTACTAATTTGAGTTCTCGCCCATTTTACAAATATATGAAGGTACTAGAGGAGAGTGGTCTTATCTATTTTGAACCGAGTACCAGAGAATACATCTTAGCTCCGAAGGGGAGAAATGTGTTAGAAAAATCCAAAAGATACCTAGAGTTGTTGGAACAGTTAGATAAGATTAGACCAGATATTACTGACCTCATAGATAGAGTAAAGGAAGATAAAAGGAAGGGGAAATAA
- a CDS encoding ABC transporter ATP-binding protein, with protein MIEVMNISKSFKFKGRVINALDNVSFKIENKSIGALVGPNGAGKTTLIKILSTLIIPSSGDALVNGYSVVKEEKKVRESIGLMTVSERLFYYRLTALENLIFFASLQNLSLSDARRRAMEMLELVGLSEWANLPYMKFSTGMQRKLALARALITDPPVLLLDEPTLGLDPLSARMFRDLVRRIGKEKTILLTSHYMKDIEELSEKTILLKKGKVLVEGDRESLKSYIGKVCEVEVNEYPSSLGKYIIETGSNYYILRVPERELEELRDYRVIKEEEPSLEDVYVYLIGDVEDSARFEAVKRGGRWRGWE; from the coding sequence ATGATAGAAGTAATGAATATATCGAAATCATTCAAGTTTAAGGGCAGAGTAATTAATGCTTTGGACAACGTGAGTTTTAAAATCGAAAACAAGAGTATTGGAGCATTGGTAGGACCTAATGGGGCTGGTAAAACTACCCTAATTAAGATACTCTCTACCCTTATAATACCTTCCAGTGGAGATGCACTGGTAAATGGATATAGTGTAGTAAAGGAGGAGAAAAAAGTTAGAGAATCTATTGGCTTGATGACGGTCAGTGAGAGGCTCTTCTATTATAGGCTGACCGCCCTAGAGAACTTGATCTTTTTCGCCAGCCTACAAAACCTATCATTATCAGACGCCAGACGAAGGGCAATGGAAATGTTAGAGTTAGTTGGTCTTTCTGAGTGGGCTAATTTACCCTATATGAAATTTAGTACAGGGATGCAGAGAAAATTGGCTCTAGCCAGAGCTTTGATAACCGACCCTCCTGTGTTATTACTTGACGAGCCAACATTAGGGCTCGACCCGTTATCAGCTAGGATGTTTAGAGACCTAGTGAGAAGGATAGGAAAAGAAAAGACAATCCTGTTAACCTCTCATTATATGAAAGATATAGAGGAACTATCTGAGAAGACAATACTCCTAAAGAAGGGTAAAGTGTTAGTAGAGGGAGATAGGGAATCTTTAAAGAGTTATATAGGAAAGGTGTGTGAGGTTGAGGTAAATGAATATCCCTCCTCTTTAGGGAAATACATTATAGAGACCGGGAGTAATTACTACATTTTAAGGGTACCGGAAAGGGAATTGGAGGAATTAAGGGACTACAGAGTGATTAAGGAGGAAGAACCTTCATTAGAGGACGTCTATGTTTATTTAATAGGCGATGTGGAGGACTCGGCTAGATTTGAGGCTGTCAAGAGAGGGGGGAGGTGGAGAGGATGGGAATAA
- a CDS encoding ABC transporter permease, translated as MGISGKIYSFLYLRGFKVWVSYRTQTILTVLGWVLPVFTYYFVGTSLGNTLVAEIGVKNYVAFFTIGLAFQGYVSSVISTISQRLRNEQLYGTIEYYVISRTGTLGFLLYSALWGLLLNTVNAVVILTIGYALGANYHINIISTITILFLLIISTLGIGMIAGAVTMITKQGNPISLFFNTFTNLLGGTVFPITALPIVVRYISYGIPLTWALEGLRGSMLQNTPITSMLNIVEILLIFDVIVVPLGVLSYNYAFRKAREKGSLSEY; from the coding sequence ATGGGAATAAGTGGAAAAATATACTCTTTTCTATATTTGAGGGGTTTCAAGGTTTGGGTATCTTATAGGACTCAAACGATTTTGACAGTCCTAGGGTGGGTCTTACCAGTCTTCACATATTACTTCGTTGGTACGTCCTTAGGAAACACGTTAGTCGCTGAGATTGGAGTAAAGAATTATGTAGCCTTCTTTACTATAGGATTGGCTTTCCAAGGTTATGTATCCTCCGTTATATCTACCATAAGCCAAAGACTTAGAAATGAACAGTTATACGGGACAATTGAGTATTATGTTATATCGAGAACCGGTACCTTAGGATTTTTACTTTACTCTGCGTTATGGGGATTATTATTGAACACTGTGAATGCTGTAGTTATCTTAACAATAGGATATGCCTTGGGAGCGAACTACCATATAAACATCATAAGCACAATCACCATACTATTCCTGCTAATAATTTCAACACTTGGGATCGGAATGATTGCAGGAGCAGTGACAATGATAACAAAACAAGGAAATCCAATATCATTATTCTTTAACACATTCACCAACTTGCTAGGTGGGACTGTTTTTCCTATAACAGCTCTACCGATCGTGGTCAGGTACATCAGTTACGGTATACCTCTTACATGGGCTCTAGAGGGGTTAAGAGGTAGTATGTTACAGAACACACCGATAACTAGCATGTTAAACATCGTGGAGATACTTCTAATATTTGACGTTATCGTTGTTCCATTAGGCGTACTATCCTATAATTATGCTTTTAGGAAAGCTAGGGAAAAAGGGAGTTTAAGTGAGTATTAA
- a CDS encoding 4Fe-4S binding protein, with protein MDFLPIFVIIASVMTAVSVYLIYLVKKGINGIGFLLVLYLSGSMLTMFISLSIALSNTALTTEILALTVNTAYMIVGLVSILLLGASRRKIESRKWYTVLLFSLLMTISEAVMGESFYSILTKSIGNPLIGTENYWFYAVMLAEMTFTLVYSFNSLTRQIRNYLLVTLPIMVVSPVILPTFSIWLSSLLMIVATIIIYDTLYRDRLKKTQETFTSLELMLIFTLMMAGIFTYYVTSSWYLYDISMILGMTWFIYRAIQGPSSIKGNYLRDSRWTFAFVLMTFVMEWFMGAVLDFASSYFSPGVEGFISSLPLGFVNPFSYFGAGALFDFLSIFGSVTGSVWFLVMMGLEMGTLAIFRIKEVRLRENRIRLALMVSAFAIYAVYIPSFSPLASKIPYIPYMWSMGLGTLGPVSTDYLLSGIVGTYVLSAVLSFLFGSRQICSVTCTAPTMYQGTFYNSLKVYNRTSSFARKTLSSKLRPWYKLIAIAVWSSLLAFAVISYFDQKGILNITIFGNDPTMFLYSFYFNFLWYVVFISIPFSGNYACVTQGWCSWGTFNQFFGGLGLFRLKVKDPELCVKCETKACSKACPVGNTDLPGNFIKKGEFKSSRCIGVGDCAEACPYDNIMFYDVRSWLKEKIKGDKM; from the coding sequence ATGGACTTCCTGCCAATATTTGTGATCATCGCATCAGTCATGACTGCAGTGTCAGTCTACCTTATATATCTCGTAAAAAAGGGTATAAACGGAATAGGATTCCTTCTGGTACTTTACCTAAGCGGGAGTATGCTCACAATGTTCATTTCTCTGTCTATTGCTCTATCTAACACCGCTCTAACTACGGAAATTTTAGCCTTGACAGTTAACACAGCTTACATGATTGTGGGTCTAGTGAGTATACTACTTCTTGGCGCTAGTAGACGCAAAATAGAGAGTAGAAAGTGGTACACTGTACTACTCTTTTCCCTTTTGATGACCATATCTGAGGCAGTCATGGGAGAGAGCTTTTACTCAATTTTAACCAAGAGCATAGGTAATCCGTTAATAGGGACAGAGAACTATTGGTTTTACGCAGTAATGCTAGCAGAAATGACTTTCACATTAGTCTATTCTTTTAATAGCTTAACTCGGCAGATAAGAAATTACTTACTTGTAACACTCCCCATCATGGTGGTCTCTCCTGTAATCTTACCGACCTTCTCCATATGGCTTAGTTCACTACTTATGATCGTTGCCACCATTATAATATACGACACATTGTATCGGGACAGATTAAAGAAAACTCAAGAGACGTTTACATCACTTGAGTTAATGCTTATATTCACTTTAATGATGGCTGGTATATTTACCTATTATGTAACAAGCTCTTGGTATCTTTACGATATATCCATGATCCTTGGAATGACCTGGTTTATTTACAGGGCTATACAGGGACCAAGCTCCATCAAGGGGAACTATTTGAGAGATTCGAGGTGGACTTTCGCATTCGTTCTAATGACTTTCGTAATGGAGTGGTTTATGGGAGCGGTATTAGACTTTGCTAGTAGTTACTTCTCTCCTGGAGTAGAGGGCTTTATAAGTTCTCTGCCTTTAGGTTTTGTAAATCCATTTTCTTACTTTGGTGCCGGTGCGTTATTTGACTTTCTCTCCATATTTGGTTCCGTAACTGGCTCTGTTTGGTTTCTTGTTATGATGGGTTTAGAGATGGGAACATTAGCTATATTTAGAATTAAAGAGGTAAGATTGAGAGAGAATAGAATCAGATTAGCTCTAATGGTTTCAGCCTTTGCTATCTATGCTGTATACATCCCATCATTTTCCCCATTAGCCTCAAAAATCCCTTATATCCCTTATATGTGGAGTATGGGATTGGGCACTTTAGGACCTGTCTCAACAGACTATCTGCTCTCGGGAATTGTGGGAACTTATGTGCTTTCTGCTGTTCTGTCATTTCTCTTTGGATCTAGACAGATATGTTCAGTGACTTGTACTGCCCCTACAATGTATCAAGGTACATTTTACAATTCTCTTAAGGTTTATAATAGGACTTCAAGCTTTGCAAGGAAAACCTTATCAAGCAAATTGAGACCATGGTATAAGCTCATCGCCATAGCAGTCTGGTCTTCCCTTTTAGCCTTTGCTGTAATTTCTTATTTCGATCAAAAAGGTATACTCAACATAACTATTTTTGGAAACGATCCAACTATGTTTCTCTATTCCTTCTACTTTAATTTCTTATGGTATGTAGTCTTTATATCTATTCCCTTCTCGGGTAATTATGCATGTGTAACTCAAGGTTGGTGTTCATGGGGTACTTTCAATCAATTCTTTGGTGGTCTAGGACTATTTAGGCTTAAGGTTAAGGATCCAGAATTGTGTGTGAAATGTGAGACAAAAGCTTGCAGTAAAGCATGTCCTGTGGGAAACACTGACTTACCTGGAAACTTTATTAAAAAGGGAGAGTTCAAGTCCTCACGTTGTATCGGGGTAGGAGATTGTGCTGAGGCATGTCCATATGACAATATAATGTTTTATGATGTGAGGAGTTGGCTTAAAGAGAAGATTAAAGGAGATAAGATGTAG
- a CDS encoding TIGR00266 family protein — MPQYQILGDDLQYLKVELAQGEGFYADAGHMVMKSSTVNLQTKMRGGILSGMKRALTGGTFFVTEFYGPGEVMLSGIFPGKIVQVQVQGSILAEAHTFLGAENTVEYDATMARLTTGILGGEGLFLARFKGYGNLFLHAYGGLYVKDLAPGETIQVEASHLMAFQEGMNYSVQLVGGLRSIFFAHEGLFFVTITGPGRVWLHTLTVQQLAHALRPYLPSGQQGGINIGGGGININL; from the coding sequence ATGCCACAATATCAAATACTAGGTGACGATCTGCAATATTTAAAAGTTGAACTAGCTCAAGGCGAAGGCTTCTATGCAGATGCTGGTCATATGGTAATGAAAAGCTCTACGGTCAATTTGCAGACAAAAATGAGAGGGGGTATCCTCAGTGGAATGAAGAGAGCACTGACAGGAGGTACGTTTTTTGTAACTGAGTTTTATGGACCAGGAGAAGTTATGTTATCTGGAATATTTCCGGGCAAAATAGTTCAGGTTCAGGTTCAAGGTTCAATACTTGCTGAAGCCCATACCTTCTTAGGGGCAGAGAATACAGTAGAATATGATGCAACTATGGCTAGGTTAACTACTGGCATATTAGGTGGAGAGGGGTTATTCCTTGCTAGGTTTAAAGGATATGGTAATCTTTTCCTCCACGCATATGGAGGATTATATGTGAAAGATCTAGCACCAGGGGAGACCATTCAGGTTGAGGCATCTCATCTGATGGCATTCCAAGAGGGAATGAATTATTCAGTACAACTGGTTGGAGGTCTTAGGTCAATATTCTTTGCTCATGAGGGATTATTCTTCGTCACTATCACAGGACCGGGTAGAGTGTGGTTACATACATTAACGGTACAGCAGCTAGCTCATGCCTTAAGACCATATTTACCCTCTGGTCAACAGGGAGGAATCAATATTGGTGGAGGAGGAATAAACATTAATTTATGA
- a CDS encoding DUF2173 family protein yields MNEKLNKLMQLRGALVAGHYANDGKLIEYEGQLPKELAEMVAKMVAANTLMGTVEAESFSKISGMKWTPFLGWAVAAGEYAVCVMGNYGVFVKLAEADFNQIFKTLREVAGV; encoded by the coding sequence ATGAATGAGAAGTTAAATAAGTTAATGCAGTTAAGGGGTGCATTAGTAGCAGGTCATTACGCTAATGATGGGAAATTAATCGAATATGAGGGACAATTACCTAAGGAACTAGCGGAAATGGTGGCTAAAATGGTAGCTGCAAATACGTTAATGGGGACAGTAGAGGCTGAGTCGTTCAGTAAAATATCTGGAATGAAGTGGACTCCTTTTCTAGGATGGGCTGTGGCAGCTGGAGAGTACGCAGTATGTGTAATGGGAAATTATGGAGTATTTGTAAAACTCGCAGAAGCAGACTTTAATCAAATATTCAAAACACTAAGAGAAGTAGCTGGTGTGTAG
- a CDS encoding mechanosensitive ion channel domain-containing protein — MNPAKTLIRAIIILLVVGFVVYILHVVISGFVAQNQTLAPYARDIELGVDAALVGIGGYIIIRIIKYVIEGYILSRTDNTGLRSISLIVDLILYTLLILAILSALGVNLTGAAIGGAVGGVAIGLAAQTVASNVLSGILVTSSRTVRPGDSVILQSWIWSPPIIGEVERVSILFTEVRTNTGNLVKVPNSAFLGNTVFTKLEDGGVLTYPYQLTVNADVSANQLLDRVKGILEDEFKKENSLVPDVTFYSKNGATNIFLVRIKVTEISKLNGYIDIVNKAFDKAYWELKSPPTQAK, encoded by the coding sequence ATGAACCCCGCTAAAACCCTTATAAGAGCCATAATAATATTATTGGTAGTTGGTTTTGTAGTATATATTCTACATGTAGTAATTTCAGGATTTGTTGCACAAAACCAAACCTTAGCACCCTACGCAAGAGATATTGAACTTGGTGTAGATGCAGCCTTAGTTGGAATCGGAGGGTATATTATAATAAGGATAATAAAGTACGTAATTGAGGGCTATATATTATCAAGAACAGATAACACAGGATTGCGGTCCATATCACTTATTGTGGATTTAATTCTATATACATTACTGATTTTAGCCATACTTTCAGCTTTAGGGGTGAACTTGACCGGCGCAGCAATTGGTGGTGCGGTTGGCGGTGTGGCGATAGGACTAGCTGCTCAAACTGTTGCATCAAATGTATTATCAGGTATATTAGTTACATCGTCCAGGACAGTTAGACCAGGTGATTCAGTGATACTACAATCATGGATATGGTCTCCACCAATCATAGGTGAAGTAGAACGTGTAAGTATACTTTTCACTGAGGTCAGAACTAACACAGGCAACCTTGTTAAAGTACCAAACTCAGCTTTTCTAGGGAACACTGTGTTTACTAAACTTGAGGATGGTGGAGTGTTAACTTATCCATACCAATTAACAGTAAACGCTGACGTTTCTGCTAATCAGCTGTTAGATAGAGTTAAGGGAATATTAGAGGACGAATTTAAGAAGGAGAACTCATTAGTCCCTGATGTCACATTTTATAGTAAAAATGGAGCTACTAACATATTCCTTGTGAGGATAAAGGTAACTGAGATAAGTAAATTAAACGGATACATTGACATAGTGAACAAAGCCTTCGATAAAGCTTATTGGGAGCTTAAAAGTCCACCAACCCAAGCCAAATGA
- a CDS encoding MFS transporter, which translates to MDDKKNGRFLILIGSLLLTVSEWYTFFLVSQVSFFVLSLYVGILIYTLGFIGRVSGSILFGYIGDKMGRRHSIILSAVMIILSTSLILISPSNLLFLVIARTLQGLSLGGEWGAASTILAESYLNSNYRVFILSLNQLSVPLGIILSTFSILVLSIINKVEDWNLFLLLPILLSSISLFTFKDLGETKSPSTSKIPLWEAIRDDWKNILLAIGVKISESSNYYIFTSYVFSESLSVSEISTIVLIATITQLFTMPLFGYLANSFGVKRVILSGIVIYVIGATLFLYNITLAELTLSVSNSALYSPQSSLFVDLFKSKYRVSGTNFSYQLASILGGSMVPSVLALYHLPLLSLVIPISIISLVSISYVKLK; encoded by the coding sequence ATGGATGATAAAAAGAATGGGAGGTTCTTAATACTTATAGGGAGTTTACTTTTAACCGTGTCTGAATGGTACACCTTCTTCCTCGTTTCTCAGGTATCCTTCTTTGTACTTTCCCTGTATGTGGGAATCCTCATCTATACTCTGGGCTTTATAGGAAGAGTGTCAGGAAGTATATTATTTGGGTATATAGGAGACAAGATGGGAAGAAGACATTCAATCATTCTATCTGCAGTTATGATTATCTTATCCACTAGTCTAATACTGATTTCACCTTCAAATTTACTGTTCCTGGTCATTGCTAGAACCTTACAAGGTTTAAGTCTCGGTGGAGAATGGGGAGCTGCAAGTACCATATTAGCGGAGAGTTATCTGAACTCAAATTACAGAGTATTTATATTGAGTCTAAATCAGTTATCAGTGCCCTTAGGGATCATATTATCTACGTTCTCCATCTTAGTTCTCTCAATCATAAATAAGGTGGAGGACTGGAATTTATTCCTCTTACTTCCAATATTACTATCCTCCATATCACTTTTTACCTTCAAAGACCTAGGAGAGACTAAATCGCCGTCTACATCTAAAATTCCGTTATGGGAAGCGATTAGAGACGACTGGAAGAACATATTATTGGCTATAGGTGTTAAAATCAGTGAAAGCTCTAACTACTATATATTCACGTCTTATGTATTTTCGGAGTCACTCTCGGTATCAGAAATATCTACAATTGTTTTGATAGCTACCATAACCCAGCTTTTTACAATGCCTCTCTTTGGCTATCTAGCAAACTCATTTGGAGTGAAGAGGGTCATATTATCTGGAATAGTCATATACGTTATTGGCGCAACACTCTTTCTGTATAACATAACTCTGGCTGAGCTCACACTATCTGTCTCTAATTCTGCTCTGTATTCTCCACAATCCTCACTCTTTGTGGACTTGTTCAAGAGCAAGTATAGAGTGTCAGGCACAAACTTTTCCTATCAGCTAGCTAGTATACTTGGAGGATCCATGGTTCCTTCCGTATTAGCTTTATATCATCTACCATTGCTTAGCTTAGTGATTCCCATTTCAATAATTTCACTTGTTTCGATAAGTTACGTAAAGTTAAAGTAG
- a CDS encoding MBL fold metallo-hydrolase, which translates to MNVFEIPLSFVKVFLIETKEGLILVDSGTPGNGKKIVTEITRLGKSLDDVKYVVFTHSHGDHIGSAHELKDILPDAKFGIESSGVSYLQEGKIRNPVLHSSLQKFLFGLARPFIVRGFKGTKVDLELKDGKLVEGVEIMKTPGHTSDSISIYLPEIGSVIVGDMLQGTKRGLKYPNIYEDFEELKRSVERIKKLKPKMVYVSHGVSSSEFLV; encoded by the coding sequence ATGAATGTGTTTGAGATACCACTGTCCTTTGTGAAAGTGTTTTTAATTGAGACTAAAGAAGGATTGATATTAGTTGATTCAGGTACTCCTGGAAATGGTAAGAAGATAGTCACAGAGATAACTAGACTAGGTAAGAGCTTAGATGACGTAAAGTACGTGGTTTTCACCCACTCGCACGGAGACCACATTGGAAGTGCCCACGAGCTTAAAGACATTCTACCTGATGCTAAGTTTGGTATAGAAAGTAGTGGAGTTTCCTATCTGCAAGAGGGTAAAATCAGGAACCCTGTATTACACTCCTCCCTTCAGAAGTTCCTTTTCGGCTTGGCAAGACCTTTTATCGTTAGAGGGTTTAAGGGCACAAAAGTTGACCTTGAATTGAAGGATGGAAAACTTGTGGAGGGCGTTGAGATAATGAAGACACCGGGTCATACGAGTGATTCTATATCGATTTACTTACCTGAAATAGGCTCTGTGATAGTAGGTGATATGTTACAAGGTACGAAGAGAGGACTGAAATACCCTAATATATACGAGGATTTTGAGGAGCTTAAAAGGAGTGTAGAGAGGATAAAGAAACTTAAACCTAAAATGGTTTATGTATCGCATGGTGTAAGTTCATCGGAGTTTTTAGTGTGA
- a CDS encoding PIN domain-containing protein, with protein MKLAVLGSDKLVTTANAVLSEIFTGVIPDEIIILSEDQPSKSVEGIKELVSYFGVTPTVRNEIVGEGIEKWRQKVSEIEVDIADVTPGRKYMATSVYAYSKAKHIRYVYVKNESSGYKVFGYLPFNEIKVFDMRSGDIIKWDPPRVTRSNEKSVYLTNDSLNALINIYSLLGKVKISLNRDSYTIEELVKYIHDSNDEEISICGFRSGFLRYKEEKDLKDNVEKGYFTVADTNVYIRLGFRLGYLTYSKTYGRRLLPSKATYNELNNKVTSTQKDRNIFKFNLAMATFNKLHPPPISVGNQGSGDVPLVKETATLKSYLPESVVLVTADSGVNRLASSSNIKTVYLNTVEKARSGDIGEFLHCLSFYVDHNFEIKEIGIEVNDKLAMKIKKQDANKVLNEGLTEVQVVSEDLNYASLLQTEEKLIRS; from the coding sequence ATGAAACTTGCCGTCCTTGGTTCAGATAAACTTGTGACAACAGCTAATGCGGTTTTATCAGAGATATTTACAGGAGTAATACCCGATGAAATAATAATACTATCTGAGGATCAGCCCTCCAAGAGTGTGGAGGGGATTAAAGAATTGGTATCATACTTTGGTGTCACACCAACCGTGAGGAATGAGATTGTAGGTGAGGGGATTGAAAAGTGGAGACAAAAAGTGTCAGAAATTGAGGTTGATATTGCTGACGTAACCCCTGGGAGAAAGTACATGGCCACGTCAGTATATGCTTACTCAAAAGCAAAACATATCAGATACGTCTATGTAAAAAATGAAAGTTCCGGATATAAAGTCTTTGGATATCTGCCATTCAACGAGATAAAAGTCTTTGACATGAGGTCGGGGGATATTATTAAGTGGGATCCCCCAAGGGTCACTAGGAGTAATGAGAAGAGTGTGTATCTAACGAACGACAGCCTTAATGCCCTGATAAATATATACTCTCTACTAGGTAAGGTAAAAATTTCCCTCAATAGGGACTCATATACGATAGAAGAATTGGTAAAATATATACATGATTCCAATGACGAGGAAATTAGCATATGTGGTTTTAGGTCTGGATTCTTGCGCTATAAAGAGGAGAAGGATCTAAAGGACAACGTCGAGAAGGGATACTTTACTGTTGCTGACACTAACGTTTATATAAGACTGGGGTTCAGGCTCGGATACTTAACTTATTCAAAGACTTATGGAAGGAGACTCCTACCATCAAAAGCTACCTATAATGAGCTTAACAATAAGGTGACATCGACTCAGAAGGACAGGAACATTTTCAAGTTTAATTTAGCTATGGCAACATTTAACAAACTCCACCCCCCTCCTATAAGTGTAGGTAATCAGGGGTCAGGAGATGTACCACTTGTGAAGGAAACTGCTACATTGAAGTCGTATTTACCTGAGAGCGTGGTGTTAGTAACAGCAGATTCAGGTGTTAACAGACTAGCAAGCTCCAGTAATATTAAAACTGTATACCTAAACACTGTGGAGAAAGCTAGATCTGGAGATATTGGTGAATTTCTGCATTGTCTAAGCTTTTATGTTGACCATAATTTCGAGATTAAGGAGATTGGTATTGAGGTAAATGATAAGCTTGCCATGAAAATAAAGAAACAAGATGCCAACAAGGTTCTTAATGAGGGATTAACTGAAGTTCAGGTGGTCTCAGAGGACCTAAACTACGCTAGTCTATTACAGACTGAAGAGAAATTAATTAGATCTTAA